In Kitasatospora gansuensis, a genomic segment contains:
- a CDS encoding MOSC domain-containing protein, whose protein sequence is MGYLRSVNLAHPRPNPAKPEAGSTGIDKRPTDQPVEVRAPGEVGSGLAGDAIFDGANHGGDLQAVYAYAREALDEWEKELGRELTDGCFGENLTTRGIAVDDALIGERWRVGEQLLLEVTVPRVPCSTFADWLVEQRWVKRFTQRALPGAYLRVLEPGVIRAGDGITVEYRPAHDLTVAETFRALTTEPELLPKLVDVAELPEKTRELARRRTSK, encoded by the coding sequence ATGGGATATCTGCGCTCAGTGAACCTTGCCCACCCGCGACCGAACCCGGCGAAGCCGGAGGCCGGGAGTACCGGAATCGACAAGCGGCCGACCGATCAGCCGGTGGAGGTGCGGGCCCCGGGGGAGGTTGGGTCCGGGCTGGCCGGGGATGCGATCTTCGACGGTGCGAACCACGGGGGTGATCTGCAGGCGGTGTACGCGTACGCCAGGGAGGCGCTCGACGAGTGGGAGAAGGAGCTCGGGCGGGAGCTGACCGACGGGTGCTTCGGGGAGAACCTGACGACCCGGGGGATCGCGGTGGACGACGCGCTGATCGGGGAGCGCTGGCGGGTCGGGGAGCAGCTGCTGCTGGAGGTGACGGTGCCCCGGGTGCCGTGCTCGACCTTCGCCGACTGGCTGGTCGAGCAGCGCTGGGTGAAGCGGTTCACCCAGCGTGCGCTGCCCGGGGCCTACCTGCGGGTGCTGGAGCCCGGCGTGATCCGGGCCGGGGACGGGATCACCGTCGAGTACCGGCCGGCGCACGACCTCACCGTCGCCGAGACCTTCCGGGCCCTGACCACCGAGCCCGAACTGCTGCCGAAGCTGGTGGACGTGGCCGAGCTCCCGGAGAAGACCCGGGAGCTGGCCCGTCGGCGCACCAGCAAATGA
- a CDS encoding GNAT family N-acetyltransferase produces the protein MPVPVTLIGRTVRLEPLAEHHAEALADAGAEDRTTYAFTPVPHGLEAARDYIGRALADQAVGRSLPFATVAVADNRVVGSTRFLELDYWQGPVVWPPTPGVPYGDPASAVPDAAEIGATWLSARAQGTGINTEAKLLMLRYAFEQWRVRRISLRADARNLRSRSAIERLGATSEGVRRAHSRGLDGVVRSTAFYSILDEEWPAVRDIVELRIAAATSPSAPDRTVPAECLRHGAPLITA, from the coding sequence GTGCCCGTACCCGTCACCCTCATCGGCCGCACCGTGCGGCTGGAGCCTCTCGCCGAGCACCACGCCGAGGCACTCGCCGACGCCGGCGCCGAGGACCGTACGACCTACGCCTTCACGCCCGTCCCGCACGGCCTGGAAGCCGCCCGGGACTACATCGGGCGGGCGCTCGCCGACCAGGCCGTCGGACGGTCCCTCCCGTTCGCCACCGTCGCGGTGGCGGACAACCGGGTGGTGGGCTCCACCCGGTTCCTGGAACTCGACTACTGGCAGGGCCCGGTGGTCTGGCCGCCGACCCCCGGCGTGCCGTACGGCGACCCGGCCAGTGCCGTCCCGGACGCGGCCGAGATCGGCGCCACCTGGCTGTCCGCCCGGGCCCAGGGCACCGGGATCAACACCGAGGCCAAGCTGCTGATGCTCCGGTACGCCTTCGAGCAGTGGCGGGTGCGCCGGATCTCGCTCCGGGCCGACGCGCGCAACCTGCGCTCGCGGTCCGCGATCGAGCGGCTCGGCGCCACCTCCGAGGGCGTCCGCCGGGCCCACTCGCGCGGCCTGGACGGGGTGGTCCGGTCGACCGCCTTCTACTCGATCCTGGACGAGGAGTGGCCCGCCGTCCGCGACATCGTCGAACTGCGGATCGCCGCCGCCACCTCACCGAGCGCACCGGACCGGACCGTCCCGGCGGAGTGCCTCCGGCACGGTGCGCCGCTGATCACCGCCTGA
- a CDS encoding proteasome assembly chaperone family protein: protein MRDAKELYRLEQQGVDALAAAKAEAGPDAAGLVLLYHFEGFMDAGEAGGQVVTHLLEQGSPQVVARFDHDRLVDYRARRPAMTFDRERWTSYDPPEILLQLVRDAVGTPFLLITGPEPDTEWELFAAAVRELVDRFEVRLAVDFHGIPMGVPHTRPVGLTPHGTRLDLAAGYPKWFDQAQVPGSAQALLEYRLAESGHDVLGFAVHVPHYVARSPYPAAAVLILEAVQSASGLVLPGTELRDRVGEVYADIEEQLAQGDGELSSAIRGMESQYDAVAGAGDRESLLAESSDLPSADELGRRFEEFLAEHERGAE, encoded by the coding sequence GTGCGTGATGCCAAGGAGCTGTACCGGCTGGAGCAGCAGGGCGTGGACGCGTTGGCCGCCGCGAAGGCCGAGGCCGGTCCGGACGCCGCCGGGCTGGTGCTGCTGTACCACTTCGAGGGCTTCATGGACGCCGGTGAGGCCGGCGGGCAGGTGGTCACCCACCTGCTGGAGCAGGGCTCCCCGCAGGTGGTCGCCCGGTTCGACCACGACCGCCTGGTGGACTACCGGGCCCGGCGCCCCGCGATGACCTTCGACCGCGAGCGCTGGACCTCGTACGACCCGCCGGAGATCCTGCTCCAGCTGGTCCGGGACGCGGTGGGCACCCCGTTCCTGCTGATCACCGGCCCGGAGCCGGACACCGAGTGGGAGCTGTTCGCGGCCGCCGTACGGGAGTTGGTGGACCGCTTCGAGGTGCGCCTCGCGGTCGACTTCCACGGCATCCCGATGGGTGTCCCGCACACCCGCCCGGTCGGCCTCACCCCGCACGGCACCCGGCTCGACCTGGCCGCCGGGTACCCGAAGTGGTTCGACCAGGCCCAGGTGCCCGGCAGCGCCCAGGCGTTGCTGGAGTACCGGCTCGCCGAGTCGGGACACGACGTGCTGGGCTTCGCGGTGCACGTGCCGCACTACGTGGCGCGCTCGCCGTACCCCGCCGCCGCCGTGCTGATCCTGGAGGCGGTGCAGTCCGCCAGCGGGCTGGTGCTGCCCGGCACCGAGCTGCGCGACCGGGTCGGCGAGGTGTACGCGGACATCGAGGAGCAGCTGGCCCAGGGTGACGGCGAGCTGAGCTCGGCGATCCGGGGCATGGAGAGCCAGTACGACGCGGTGGCCGGGGCCGGGGACCGGGAGAGCCTGCTCGCGGAGAGCAGCGACCTGCCGTCGGCGGACGAACTCGGGCGCCGGTTCGAGGAGTTCCTGGCCGAGCACGAGCGCGGCGCGGAGTAG
- a CDS encoding SGNH/GDSL hydrolase family protein, giving the protein MRQVLTGLLGLALLTGCGAAQVSPVPPVAGPYVALGDSYTSGPGIAPQAGDPAGCHRSAVNYPALVAKQLGVAEFTDVSCSSATTADLTGAQKLSGGGSNQPQLDALSAGTKLVTVGIGGNDVGFLDVLSRCAMAGLTGSGCRKTFESADGTDQVSRRITTAGEKLGAVLAETGRRAPAAKVLVVGYPALFPADPAGCAKTLGRAAAAADVSYLTRKAEELNAELKRRAAAAGAKYVDTTVAGHDMCAAPDTRWIEPPFPAEGLTPVHPNAAGQRAMAAAVLAAL; this is encoded by the coding sequence GTGCGGCAGGTCCTGACCGGTCTGCTCGGTTTGGCCCTGCTGACCGGCTGTGGCGCGGCCCAGGTCTCCCCGGTCCCGCCGGTGGCCGGCCCGTACGTGGCGTTGGGGGATTCGTACACGTCGGGCCCCGGCATCGCGCCGCAGGCCGGGGATCCGGCCGGGTGCCACCGGTCGGCGGTCAACTACCCGGCGCTGGTGGCGAAGCAGCTCGGGGTGGCGGAGTTCACCGACGTCAGCTGCAGCTCGGCCACCACGGCCGACCTGACGGGGGCTCAGAAGCTGTCCGGCGGCGGGTCGAACCAGCCGCAGCTGGACGCGCTGTCGGCGGGCACCAAGCTGGTGACGGTCGGGATCGGCGGCAACGACGTCGGCTTCCTGGACGTGCTGAGCCGCTGCGCGATGGCCGGGCTGACCGGGTCGGGCTGCCGGAAGACCTTCGAGTCGGCCGACGGGACGGACCAGGTGAGCCGGCGGATCACCACGGCGGGGGAGAAGCTGGGCGCGGTGCTGGCCGAGACCGGGCGGCGGGCCCCGGCGGCGAAGGTCCTGGTGGTCGGCTACCCGGCGCTCTTCCCGGCCGACCCGGCGGGCTGCGCCAAGACGCTCGGGCGGGCGGCCGCCGCGGCCGACGTGAGCTATCTGACCCGGAAGGCCGAGGAGCTGAACGCGGAGCTGAAGCGCCGGGCGGCGGCGGCCGGTGCCAAGTACGTGGACACCACGGTGGCCGGGCACGACATGTGCGCGGCGCCGGACACCCGGTGGATCGAGCCGCCGTTCCCGGCGGAGGGGCTCACCCCGGTGCACCCGAACGCGGCGGGTCAGCGCGCGATGGCGGCGGCGGTGCTGGCGGCGCTGTGA
- the nirD gene encoding nitrite reductase small subunit NirD: MTTVTATARVELQTPEGWVAVCDRDRLTPGRGVAVLLPDGSQAAVFTDRQGTLYAVANRDPFTGAYVLSRGLLGSTAEGRVYVASPLLKQRFDLSTGECLDDPAVAIAVHTVRLG, encoded by the coding sequence ATGACCACCGTCACCGCCACCGCCCGGGTCGAACTGCAGACCCCCGAGGGCTGGGTCGCGGTCTGCGACCGCGACCGCCTCACCCCGGGCCGGGGAGTCGCCGTCCTGCTCCCGGACGGCAGCCAGGCCGCGGTCTTCACCGACCGGCAGGGCACCCTCTACGCGGTCGCCAACCGGGACCCGTTCACCGGCGCCTACGTACTCTCCCGGGGCCTGCTCGGCTCCACCGCCGAGGGCCGGGTGTACGTCGCCTCGCCGCTGCTCAAGCAGCGGTTCGACCTCAGCACCGGCGAGTGCCTGGACGACCCGGCGGTCGCGATCGCCGTGCACACCGTCCGGCTGGGCTGA
- the nirB gene encoding nitrite reductase large subunit NirB: MTTNQMKASPMTTTKPTVVLVGYGMVGHRFLEALADTGAADRFRVVVLAEEPRPAYDRVALTSYFSGRTPEDLLLGEPGFLDAHGFELHLNSPVTEVDRAGRTVTTAAGHTVAYDTLVLATGSYPFVPPVQGKDADGCFVYRTIEDLHAIEAYAADRKVGAVVGGGLLGLEAAGALKGLGLETHVVEFAPRLMPVQVDEGGGEALRRTIEEMGVTVHTGVGTNAIVVTEGAASGMTFTNGEQIDTDLVVFSAGVRPRDQLARDCGLTVGERGGIAVDALCRTSDEAVYAIGECALAVDGRVYGLVAPGYEMATTVAHQLAGQAAKEFTGADLSTKLKLLGVDVASFGDAFGTTPGALDVVYSDSRSGIYKKLVVTAEGALLGGILVGDAEAYSSLRPLTGTGTPLPVPAESLVLPAGLGAPVSLGSSALPDDAVVCNCHNVTKGAVRAAVTDHQCGTVPEVKKCTKAGTGCGSCLKLLSTIVTDELEASGVEVDKGLCPCFAHTRAELYEIVRVKRIATHRQLLAEHGRLAGEGCEVCKPTVGSIIASLAPELAASGHILDGEQAALQDTNDHFLANLQRNGSYSVVPRIPGGEITPEKLIVIGEVARDFGLYTKITGGQRIDLFGAAVDQLPLIWARLVAAGFESGHAYGKSLRTVKSCVGSTWCRYGVQDSVAMAIHLELRYRGLRSPHKLKSAVSGCARECAEARGKDFGVIATSNGWNLYVGGNGGATPRHADLLAQDLTDEELIRLIDRFLMFYIRTADRLERTSAWLERIDGGLEHVRQVVVEDSLGLAADLEALMANHVTDYQDEWAATLADQDRLQRFVSFVNAPGVPDPSIRFTPERDQVKPDLGVLATAEDLLATLSADLLEIR, from the coding sequence ATGACGACCAACCAGATGAAGGCCAGCCCGATGACCACCACCAAGCCCACCGTCGTCCTGGTCGGCTACGGCATGGTCGGCCACCGCTTCCTGGAAGCCCTGGCCGACACCGGTGCCGCCGACCGCTTCCGCGTCGTCGTGCTCGCCGAGGAGCCCCGCCCGGCCTACGACCGGGTCGCGCTGACCTCGTACTTCTCGGGCAGGACCCCGGAGGACCTGCTGCTCGGCGAGCCCGGCTTCCTGGACGCCCACGGCTTCGAGCTGCACCTGAACTCGCCGGTCACCGAGGTCGACCGGGCCGGACGGACCGTCACCACCGCCGCCGGGCACACCGTGGCGTACGACACCCTGGTGCTGGCCACCGGCTCGTACCCCTTCGTCCCGCCGGTCCAGGGCAAGGACGCCGACGGCTGCTTCGTCTACCGCACCATCGAGGACCTGCACGCGATCGAGGCGTACGCGGCGGACCGCAAGGTCGGCGCGGTGGTCGGCGGCGGGCTGCTCGGTCTGGAGGCGGCCGGTGCGCTCAAGGGCCTCGGGCTGGAGACCCACGTGGTGGAGTTCGCGCCGCGCCTGATGCCCGTCCAGGTGGACGAGGGCGGCGGCGAAGCGCTGCGGCGGACCATCGAGGAGATGGGCGTCACCGTCCACACCGGGGTCGGCACCAACGCGATCGTGGTCACCGAGGGCGCCGCCAGCGGGATGACCTTCACCAACGGCGAGCAGATCGACACCGACCTGGTGGTCTTCTCGGCCGGCGTCCGCCCGCGCGACCAGCTGGCCAGGGACTGCGGTCTGACGGTCGGTGAGCGCGGCGGCATCGCGGTCGACGCGCTCTGCCGCACCTCCGACGAGGCCGTCTACGCGATCGGCGAGTGCGCCCTCGCGGTGGACGGCCGGGTCTACGGCCTGGTCGCTCCGGGCTACGAGATGGCCACCACCGTCGCGCACCAGCTCGCCGGGCAGGCCGCCAAGGAGTTCACCGGCGCCGACCTCTCCACCAAGCTCAAGCTGCTCGGCGTGGACGTGGCCAGCTTCGGCGACGCCTTCGGCACCACCCCGGGCGCGCTCGACGTGGTCTACTCCGACTCCCGCTCCGGCATCTACAAGAAGCTGGTGGTCACCGCCGAGGGCGCGCTGCTCGGCGGCATCCTGGTCGGCGACGCGGAGGCGTACTCCTCGCTCCGCCCGCTGACCGGCACCGGCACCCCGCTGCCCGTCCCGGCCGAGTCCCTGGTGCTCCCGGCCGGCCTGGGCGCACCGGTCTCGCTCGGCAGCTCGGCGCTGCCCGACGACGCGGTGGTCTGCAACTGCCACAACGTCACCAAGGGCGCCGTCCGGGCGGCGGTGACGGACCACCAGTGCGGCACCGTGCCCGAGGTAAAGAAGTGCACCAAGGCTGGCACCGGCTGCGGCTCCTGCCTCAAGCTGCTCTCCACCATCGTCACCGACGAGCTGGAGGCCAGCGGCGTCGAGGTCGACAAGGGCCTCTGCCCCTGCTTCGCGCACACCCGCGCCGAGCTGTACGAGATCGTCCGGGTGAAGCGGATCGCGACGCACCGTCAGCTGCTCGCCGAGCACGGCCGGCTGGCGGGCGAGGGCTGCGAGGTCTGCAAGCCCACCGTCGGCTCGATCATCGCCTCGCTGGCCCCCGAGCTGGCCGCCTCCGGGCACATCCTGGACGGCGAGCAGGCCGCGCTCCAGGACACCAACGACCACTTCCTGGCCAACCTCCAGCGGAACGGCTCCTACTCGGTCGTCCCGCGCATCCCGGGCGGCGAGATCACCCCCGAGAAGCTGATCGTGATCGGTGAGGTGGCCCGGGACTTCGGGCTCTACACCAAGATCACCGGCGGCCAGCGGATCGACCTGTTCGGCGCGGCCGTCGACCAGCTGCCGCTGATCTGGGCCCGCCTGGTGGCGGCCGGCTTCGAGTCAGGACACGCGTACGGGAAGTCGCTGCGCACCGTCAAGTCCTGCGTCGGGTCCACCTGGTGCCGGTACGGCGTGCAGGACTCGGTGGCGATGGCGATCCACCTGGAGCTGCGCTACCGGGGCCTGCGCTCGCCGCACAAGCTCAAGTCGGCGGTCTCCGGCTGCGCCCGCGAGTGCGCCGAGGCCCGGGGCAAGGACTTCGGCGTGATCGCCACCTCGAACGGCTGGAACCTGTACGTCGGCGGCAACGGCGGTGCCACCCCCCGGCACGCCGACCTGCTGGCCCAGGACCTCACCGACGAGGAACTGATCCGGCTGATCGACCGCTTCCTGATGTTCTACATCCGCACCGCCGACCGCCTGGAGCGCACCTCCGCCTGGCTGGAGCGGATCGACGGCGGCCTGGAGCACGTCCGGCAGGTGGTGGTCGAGGACAGCCTCGGCCTCGCCGCCGACCTGGAGGCCCTGATGGCCAATCACGTGACGGACTACCAGGACGAGTGGGCCGCCACCCTGGCCGACCAGGACCGTCTGCAGCGCTTCGTCTCCTTCGTCAACGCCCCCGGCGTGCCGGACCCGAGCATCCGGTTCACCCCCGAGCGCGACCAGGTCAAGCCCGACCTCGGCGTGCTGGCCACCGCCGAGGACCTGCTCGCCACCCTCTCCGCCGACCTCCTGGAGATCCGATGA
- a CDS encoding NAD(P)/FAD-dependent oxidoreductase has translation MTATDSRVVVVGAGMAGHRLAQQLALHGGREVLLLAEEEHRPYNRVLLAEVLAGRYAPEIAELAALPATVERRRARAVRIDREQRRVLCDDGAELGYGDLVLATGSNPVLPPLRGLFDDSLAGRERHELPAGVFAFRTMADCADIDARLPGTRQAVVVGGGLLGVSAARALAARGIPVVLAHQGEHLLERHLDPEAGELLRAHLTELGVEVHTECRVRSVLTTDRAVTGVELADGFRLEADLLVIAVGVRPRTGLAQAAGIKVRRGVLVDDLLRTDDPHIHALGDCAEHDGTVYGLAGPAFEQADVLAQVLTGRPAVYRGSRLLTRLTLAATPARGPLDIAAFGVTSPSPEDRVVRLADAGRGSYRKVIVRRDETGDRLVGGVLLGDLDTVGQLAHTWEGDEALSAHPLHLLTTRSTTPGGPSR, from the coding sequence ATGACGGCAACCGATTCCCGAGTGGTCGTGGTCGGCGCAGGTATGGCCGGTCACCGACTCGCCCAGCAGCTCGCGCTGCACGGCGGGCGCGAGGTGCTGCTGCTCGCCGAGGAGGAGCACCGCCCGTACAACAGGGTGCTGCTCGCCGAGGTGCTGGCCGGGCGGTACGCGCCGGAGATCGCCGAGCTGGCCGCGCTGCCGGCGACGGTCGAGCGGCGCCGGGCCCGGGCGGTGCGGATCGACCGCGAGCAGCGCCGGGTGCTGTGCGACGACGGCGCGGAGCTCGGGTACGGCGACCTGGTGCTGGCCACCGGGAGCAACCCGGTGCTGCCCCCGCTGCGCGGCCTGTTCGACGACTCCCTCGCGGGCCGCGAACGCCACGAACTCCCCGCCGGGGTCTTCGCCTTCCGCACCATGGCGGACTGCGCCGACATCGACGCCCGGCTGCCCGGAACCCGGCAGGCCGTGGTGGTCGGCGGCGGACTGCTCGGGGTGAGCGCCGCCCGGGCGCTGGCCGCGCGCGGCATCCCGGTGGTGCTGGCCCACCAGGGCGAGCACCTGCTGGAGCGTCACCTCGACCCGGAGGCGGGCGAGCTGCTCCGGGCCCATCTGACCGAGCTGGGCGTCGAGGTGCACACCGAGTGCCGGGTCCGCTCGGTGCTCACCACCGACCGGGCCGTCACCGGGGTCGAACTGGCCGACGGCTTCCGGCTGGAGGCCGACCTGCTGGTCATCGCGGTCGGCGTCCGCCCCAGGACCGGACTGGCGCAGGCCGCCGGGATCAAGGTCCGCCGGGGCGTGCTGGTCGACGACCTGCTGCGCACCGACGACCCGCACATCCACGCGCTGGGCGACTGCGCCGAGCACGACGGCACCGTCTACGGTCTGGCCGGGCCCGCCTTCGAGCAGGCCGACGTGCTGGCCCAGGTGCTCACCGGCCGGCCGGCCGTCTACCGGGGCAGCCGGCTGCTCACCCGCCTCACGCTGGCCGCCACCCCCGCCCGGGGCCCGCTGGACATCGCCGCCTTCGGCGTCACCAGCCCCAGCCCCGAGGACCGGGTGGTCCGCCTCGCCGACGCCGGCCGGGGCAGCTACCGCAAGGTGATCGTCCGCCGGGACGAGACCGGCGACCGGCTGGTCGGCGGCGTCCTGCTCGGCGATCTCGACACCGTCGGGCAACTCGCCCACACCTGGGAGGGCGACGAGGCCCTCTCCGCCCACCCGCTCCACCTGCTCACCACCCGGAGCACAACCCCCGGAGGGCCCTCCCGATGA
- a CDS encoding ParB/RepB/Spo0J family partition protein — protein MTSTADRLGTGAFGSLGPRAPRGSRSERGQAKAVTEGLIPAYELRRLELAKVVPAATNPRLDFGSHDSQVALGNSLAQRQLTACVAVTREAYLRLWPLIAPQLGAAEYVILNGERRYRAALLVGLAQLDFVVRDDLAASRADFIDNLLLENEDREDFNVIERARGVKHLLDECEGNAAEVARRRGRDRSWVGNQIALLTLPEEIQLMLIEGRMAERYARRLARAVKEDDSLTARDLLALEARLKGDEKARRENERALLGVAKERMLSADNTAGSGPVPRQGNSPTPGGPSAAELLATLGATPAEQAATLRQGLDDQTFTALLDALCALA, from the coding sequence GTGACCAGCACCGCCGACCGCCTCGGCACCGGCGCCTTCGGCAGCCTCGGCCCCCGCGCCCCGCGCGGCTCCCGCAGTGAGCGGGGCCAGGCCAAGGCCGTCACCGAGGGCCTGATCCCCGCCTACGAGCTGCGCCGGCTCGAGCTGGCGAAGGTCGTACCGGCCGCCACCAACCCCCGGCTCGACTTCGGCAGCCACGACTCCCAGGTCGCGCTCGGGAACAGCCTCGCCCAGCGGCAGCTGACCGCCTGCGTGGCGGTCACCCGGGAGGCGTACCTGCGGCTGTGGCCGCTCATCGCGCCGCAGCTGGGCGCGGCCGAGTACGTCATCCTGAACGGTGAGCGCCGGTACCGGGCCGCCCTGCTGGTGGGTCTCGCGCAGCTCGACTTCGTGGTCCGGGACGACCTCGCGGCCAGCCGCGCGGACTTCATCGACAACCTCCTGCTGGAGAACGAGGACCGCGAGGACTTCAACGTCATCGAGCGGGCCCGGGGCGTCAAGCACCTGCTGGACGAGTGCGAGGGCAACGCCGCCGAGGTGGCCCGCCGCCGGGGCCGGGACCGCTCCTGGGTCGGGAACCAGATCGCCCTGCTCACCCTGCCCGAGGAGATCCAGCTGATGCTGATCGAGGGCCGGATGGCCGAGCGGTACGCCCGCCGGCTGGCCCGGGCCGTCAAGGAGGACGACTCCCTGACGGCCCGTGACCTGCTGGCCCTGGAAGCCAGGCTCAAGGGCGACGAGAAGGCCAGGCGGGAGAACGAACGGGCGCTGCTCGGCGTCGCCAAGGAACGGATGTTGTCCGCGGACAACACCGCCGGGAGCGGCCCCGTCCCCCGCCAGGGAAACAGCCCGACGCCGGGCGGGCCCTCGGCGGCCGAGCTGCTGGCCACGCTCGGTGCCACCCCGGCCGAGCAGGCCGCGACCCTCCGGCAGGGGCTGGACGACCAGACGTTCACCGCCTTGCTCGACGCCCTCTGCGCCCTGGCCTGA
- a CDS encoding ParA family protein, with product MTVQSPSDDRDKVVTRLPPQLRRELKIRAATVGVAIQDAVTQGILAWRRTAGPLTPVDTTRGTSFSTHVPSELYRGFRADCSERGIQYTQGLAQSIRLWLDSHPLPQRRRAALGPRRIALGNQKGGVGKTALAAGIAAALAETGFRVCLVDFDPQGHLTKQLGHRHVPIKGCSLTKVMVGEGEHDLRSILIRIDGEGLGGRLHLLPACTDGFLLDAKLVTSRTVRVKESALEKALADLERDFDFVIVDCPPSLGYAMDTALYYVRTREAEDAADSGIIIPVQAEDSSADAYELLREQIDSLCDDLDIDIADLGFIVNLFDSRKGFVVKSALEGWESIGTPPVLAVVPDLKDQREAVRMKLPLLTHAPDSEQAELMRTIARRIAP from the coding sequence ATGACCGTGCAAAGTCCGTCCGACGACCGGGACAAGGTCGTCACCAGGCTCCCCCCGCAGCTCAGGCGCGAGCTGAAGATCCGGGCCGCGACCGTCGGCGTCGCCATCCAGGACGCCGTCACCCAGGGCATCCTGGCGTGGCGTCGGACCGCCGGACCGCTCACGCCCGTCGACACCACCCGCGGTACCTCCTTCTCCACCCACGTCCCCTCCGAGCTGTACCGGGGCTTCCGGGCGGACTGCTCCGAGCGGGGCATCCAGTACACCCAGGGCCTCGCCCAGTCGATCCGGCTCTGGCTCGACAGCCACCCGCTCCCCCAGCGTCGGCGGGCCGCCCTCGGCCCGCGCCGGATCGCGCTGGGCAACCAGAAGGGCGGCGTGGGCAAAACCGCGCTCGCCGCCGGGATCGCCGCCGCCCTCGCCGAGACGGGCTTCCGGGTCTGCCTAGTCGACTTCGACCCGCAGGGCCATCTGACCAAGCAGCTCGGCCACCGCCACGTCCCGATCAAGGGCTGCAGCCTCACCAAGGTCATGGTCGGGGAGGGCGAGCACGACCTGCGCAGCATCCTGATCCGGATCGACGGGGAGGGCCTCGGCGGCCGGCTGCACCTCCTGCCGGCCTGCACCGACGGCTTCCTGCTGGACGCCAAGCTGGTCACCTCGCGCACCGTCCGGGTCAAGGAGAGCGCCCTCGAGAAGGCGCTCGCCGACCTCGAGCGGGACTTCGACTTCGTCATCGTCGACTGCCCGCCCAGCCTCGGCTACGCCATGGACACCGCGCTCTACTACGTCCGCACCCGCGAAGCGGAGGACGCGGCCGACTCCGGCATCATCATCCCGGTCCAGGCGGAGGACTCCTCGGCCGACGCCTACGAGCTGCTCCGCGAGCAGATCGACTCGCTCTGCGACGACCTCGACATCGACATCGCCGACCTCGGCTTCATCGTCAACCTCTTCGACTCCCGCAAGGGCTTCGTCGTCAAATCCGCCCTGGAGGGCTGGGAGTCGATCGGCACGCCGCCGGTGCTCGCCGTCGTCCCCGACCTCAAGGACCAGCGCGAGGCCGTCCGGATGAAGCTCCCGCTGCTGACCCACGCGCCCGACAGTGAGCAGGCCGAGCTCATGCGCACGATCGCCCGGAGGATCGCCCCGTGA
- a CDS encoding GlxA family transcriptional regulator: MHRVVVLALDGVYPFELSIPVRIFGTAEDPDGKPLYEVVTCSLDGGPVSTSADFAITVPHGAEALRTADTVVIPPFACGPDGLLDWLPDDLAAALALLPAQARIVSICTASYVLAAAGLLDGRRATTHWTEAAHFQRTFPQIEVDADVLFVDDGQVLTAAGVGAGVDLCLHLVRRDHGSEIANRVARLCVVPPWREGGQAQYIDRPLPEPATASTAATRVWALEQLHRPLPLAELAEHARMSVRTFCRRFGEEVGMPPGQWLTQRRVDRARRLLETTDLPVDQVAAEAGFGTAVSLRQHLTGTVGVSPTAYRTAFRTRAAA; this comes from the coding sequence ATGCATCGTGTCGTGGTCCTGGCCCTTGACGGCGTCTACCCCTTCGAACTGAGCATCCCGGTCCGGATCTTCGGCACCGCCGAGGACCCGGACGGCAAGCCGCTGTACGAGGTGGTCACCTGCAGCCTGGACGGCGGCCCGGTGAGCACCTCCGCCGACTTCGCCATCACCGTGCCGCACGGCGCCGAGGCGCTGCGGACCGCCGACACCGTGGTGATCCCGCCGTTCGCCTGCGGTCCGGACGGCCTGCTGGACTGGCTGCCCGACGACCTGGCGGCGGCACTGGCCCTGCTGCCCGCGCAGGCCAGGATCGTCTCGATCTGCACCGCCTCGTACGTGCTCGCCGCCGCCGGCCTGCTGGACGGCCGCCGGGCCACCACGCACTGGACCGAGGCCGCGCACTTCCAGCGCACCTTCCCGCAGATCGAGGTGGACGCCGACGTGCTGTTCGTCGACGACGGCCAGGTGCTGACGGCGGCCGGGGTCGGCGCCGGGGTCGACCTCTGCCTGCACCTGGTCCGGCGCGACCACGGCAGCGAGATCGCCAACCGGGTGGCCCGGCTCTGCGTGGTGCCGCCCTGGCGCGAGGGCGGGCAGGCCCAGTACATCGACCGCCCGCTGCCCGAACCCGCCACCGCGTCCACCGCCGCCACCCGGGTCTGGGCCCTGGAGCAGCTGCACCGCCCGCTCCCGCTGGCCGAGTTGGCCGAGCACGCCCGGATGAGCGTACGGACCTTCTGCCGCCGGTTCGGCGAGGAGGTCGGCATGCCGCCCGGCCAGTGGCTGACCCAGCGCCGGGTCGACCGGGCCCGCCGCCTGCTGGAGACCACCGATCTGCCGGTCGACCAGGTCGCCGCCGAGGCGGGCTTCGGCACCGCCGTCTCGCTCCGCCAGCACCTGACCGGCACCGTCGGAGTCTCCCCCACCGCCTACCGCACCGCCTTCCGCACCCGCGCGGCCGCCTAG